A region from the Nitrososphaera sp. genome encodes:
- a CDS encoding Lrp/AsnC family transcriptional regulator, whose amino-acid sequence MDVKILKILLSDARLSYRKIAERIGTSPPTVLSRIERLQREMIIKRYSAVLDHEKLGYDLTVIIEVSASKAKITELERQLAKFPNICAVYDITGLTDIILIAKFRNRKELSDFVKNDLNLPYVERTLTHLVMITAKEDFGFVQA is encoded by the coding sequence ATGGACGTAAAGATACTCAAGATCCTTTTGTCTGATGCCCGACTATCGTACCGAAAAATAGCCGAACGAATTGGCACTTCTCCACCGACAGTCCTTAGCAGGATTGAGAGGCTTCAGCGGGAGATGATAATCAAGAGATATTCTGCCGTGCTTGACCACGAAAAGCTGGGCTATGACCTAACTGTCATAATTGAGGTTAGCGCTTCCAAGGCCAAAATAACAGAGCTTGAAAGGCAGCTAGCCAAGTTTCCAAACATATGTGCGGTTTACGACATTACCGGATTGACAGACATAATACTAATAGCCAAGTTCAGAAACCGAAAAGAGCTTTCAGATTTTGTAAAAAATGATTTGAACTTGCCTTATGTAGAACGAACGCTTACTCACCTAGTAATGATTACTGCAAAGGAAGACTTTGGGTTCGTTCAAGCATAA
- a CDS encoding cupin domain-containing protein → MASMVRKSSSSPDESRKFEKGKMDIMNIGGTLVGKATFEPGWRWSTSVKPIVKTDSCKVSHTMYVISGKMRVRMDDGTELEFGPGDAGLVPPGHDAWTVGNEACVAVDFTGAPSYAEIAGCKATIDTQSRREELCEGNHAGLA, encoded by the coding sequence ATGGCAAGCATGGTTAGAAAAAGCTCAAGCAGTCCAGATGAGTCAAGAAAGTTTGAAAAAGGCAAGATGGACATAATGAATATCGGCGGAACGCTTGTTGGGAAGGCTACATTTGAGCCTGGGTGGAGGTGGTCTACTTCTGTCAAGCCAATTGTAAAGACTGACAGCTGCAAAGTGAGCCATACGATGTACGTTATTTCCGGCAAGATGCGCGTAAGGATGGACGATGGGACGGAACTTGAATTTGGTCCGGGAGATGCAGGGTTGGTTCCTCCAGGACATGATGCATGGACAGTCGGCAATGAAGCCTGCGTGGCGGTTGATTTTACTGGCGCGCCAAGCTATGCCGAAATAGCTGGCTGTAAAGCAACCATAGACACCCAAAGTAGGAGAGAGGAGCTTTGTGAAGGCAACCATGCAGGACTAGCATGA
- a CDS encoding DUF2080 family transposase-associated protein gives MSCVEARGNARMEVANVKGAHVFVPKDWLGKKVKVTLIEEE, from the coding sequence ATGAGTTGCGTAGAGGCCAGGGGGAACGCCCGTATGGAAGTGGCCAATGTCAAGGGCGCTCACGTTTTTGTACCTAAAGATTGGCTCGGCAAGAAGGTCAAAGTAACTCTGATTGAAGAAGAGTAG
- a CDS encoding winged helix-turn-helix domain-containing protein, whose translation MRHRSRTDIVSQILDTSNVGATKTQIRDAVLLSPIQLDAYINALVKAGLLEVSLGNKYKTTPEGLQIIASLEKLDKLAID comes from the coding sequence TTGCGACATAGGAGCCGGACTGACATAGTTTCTCAGATACTCGACACCTCTAACGTCGGGGCGACAAAGACGCAAATAAGAGACGCAGTCCTTCTTTCACCCATTCAATTAGACGCATATATCAATGCGCTAGTCAAGGCCGGACTGCTGGAGGTCTCACTTGGAAACAAATACAAAACTACCCCTGAGGGCCTTCAAATCATTGCTTCGTTAGAGAAACTGGACAAATTGGCGATCGATTAA
- a CDS encoding response regulator produces the protein MRILVAEDEESIALVYKAVLESLGHEVIIVADGEQCLQTLYAAADHSESFNIVILDHRMPKKSGVSVAAEIQLHWPNQKVIMLSAYVEDVIHATMQDLEHPVVCLQKPIDLDLFGSIVEDEAELHASSGNLGPSEPQLAVSRKSISKDTDAA, from the coding sequence TTGCGGATACTAGTCGCTGAAGACGAAGAATCAATTGCACTTGTATACAAGGCAGTATTGGAGTCGCTTGGCCACGAAGTGATAATTGTAGCTGATGGCGAGCAATGTCTACAAACATTGTATGCAGCAGCCGACCACAGTGAATCATTCAATATAGTAATACTTGACCACAGAATGCCCAAGAAAAGCGGCGTGTCCGTAGCAGCCGAAATACAGTTGCACTGGCCAAATCAAAAGGTAATCATGCTAAGTGCATATGTAGAAGACGTAATTCACGCTACTATGCAAGATCTAGAGCATCCAGTCGTGTGCTTGCAAAAGCCGATTGACCTTGATTTGTTTGGCAGTATAGTTGAAGACGAAGCCGAATTGCATGCAAGCTCTGGAAATCTAGGGCCCAGTGAGCCCCAGTTGGCAGTTTCACGCAAAAGCATTTCCAAGGATACAGATGCTGCATAG